The nucleotide window agggtgaaggttccgggtgagagactgcagacagaacaaaaacggaggtcagtacacagcaagtcacaaggtgcaaaacaacaaaactaacactaatggctcagaggctgatacgctgacaaacatactgttcatagctaacgatccggcaggaactggatgttaggccagagcctaagaagggtgatgatcaggaccaggtgtgcagattgctgatgggatgcaggtgcggaaaacaagagcgctccccggagcgttcccgacccctcgggaaactggagattacgaaccggaacactagtcaccagacaggacccgactcagacagccgggatcgttacacgggcaacgaaggagtggcttcgtatgaagcatttcaaggtcctggagtggcctagccagtctccagatctcaaccccatagaaaatctttggagggagttgaaagtccgtgttgcccagcgacagccccaaaacatcactgctctagaggagatctgcatggaggaatgggccaaaataccagcaacagtgtgtgaaaaccttgtgaagacttacagaaaacgtttgacctgtgtcattgccaacaaagggtatataacaaagtattgagaaacttttgttattgaccaaatacttattttccaccataatttgcaaataaattcattaaaaatcctacaatgtgattttctggaattttttttctaattttgtctgtcatagttgacgtgtacctatgatgaaaatgacaggcctctctcatctttttaagtgggagaacttgcacaattggtggctgactaaatacttttttcccccactttatGTGTTACTCATTGTGTGTACTGTCGCTCCAAGTTGATTTTCTAAATTCAATCCTCAAATACCCTCTCCATCGATGCCTCTGTAAACATGGGTAGGATTACACAAAGTTCTAATTTGAAGCACAACTCCACCTTACAAAAACACATTAAACATGATAATAAAACAAGCAACAACAGCACCCTATGATAAAATAATGGGTATCAAGAGCAATGAGGTAATCATTGAGCTAAAATAACATTTAGATAGTGATATGAATTAAACAAAAATTTGCAAATAGTGCAGATCTTTATGAACGCCTAAGAGCAAATGAGAACAAATAATTGTATCCACAGTtgtatttaatgtgtgtgtaCCCCTATGCTTGCTTTATATTCCTCCTCTGCCAGTCTATGTATACAGCCACCTTCTGTTATGAATATTTGTTGAATGATAATGATATCATTGATATGTCACCACCCCCCTAATTGATACATTATATGTTGTAGTGCAAACTTATGCTTGGaaatgaataaaaaaatataaatggtGTTTAATGTAAATTAATTGTATTTATACATTTGTTTTACTGTATGTTGTTTAATTTTGTGACATAGGGGCAGAGTTTACTAATGGGACAACCGATTAGATCATCCGTGATCAGCCGTCCAAAccatcccccacccccctcctgtCACTCATATACCCCTCCCTCCTGAATGCATCCTCAGACATACCACACCTTCTCACCGTCCTCACAGAATTCAAAAGTGTTGGCCAGTCAGACAGAGGCAGGGCAGACTGCTGAAAGAGGGAGTGGACACATATAGAGCAGAGGgaaaaagaggagaagagagaaagagggctaTCCACTCATCTCCGACAGTGGGGATATTGATGCACATACTTGAGTGAAGAGGAAAATAAAACGGTAAGTGAATATACACCATTCTGGTTTGTTTACAAAATAGCAACATTTGTAGATAAACATCATGATGATAATGCCTGCATTTATTTACTGTGTTTATTATAGATTTTCAGTCAGTGACAGTCATAGATGCTGTATGTGGATTTAAAAGCCTACAATGGAAACGGAATGGAAACTACAATGGAGTTTCACCATGTATATAGTTTTAGTATCAATACATACTATCACAAATATTTTATTTCAaatttataaatgttttatttcaaaacaacaaacactcttatccagagcgacttacaggagcaattagggttaagcgccttgctcaagggcacatcggaagatttttcacctagtcggctcggggattcgaaccttCCGGttttactggcccaacactgttaaccgctaggctacctgccgccataccactagactacctgccacacacacacacacacacacacacacacacacacacacacacacacacacacacacacacacacacacacacacacacacacacacacacacacacacacacacacacacacacacacacacacacacacacacacacacacacacacacacacacacacacacacacacacacacacacacacacacacacacacacacacacacacacacacacacacacacacacacacacacacacaaacttgccTTTCGTGACATAACACTCGCACTTCACTCCCATCCCCCccgatagctactttattgaggaaaaatgtacttactatgactgaaatatgtggttgtcccacctagctatcttaagatgaatgcactaactgtaagtcgtccCGGATAAgagctaaataactaaaatgtaaatgtagggtacAAACACTCAAAGTACAAACATGTACTTTAAATATTAATATATTAAATCATGCAGAGCACAAAAACAGACTAGTCAGTGCAGAATAATCCTGTCCCCCCTAGTGATGCCAAATACTTAACagaaaagtagagtacagtaaagtaaaaTAGAGTAGATTAAAGAAAGAGAAGAGACCTTTGTTAACCTTTGACTGTTTCCCTATCTTACAGACATGAGTTTAGGAGCAGCATGTGTCTTCCTGAGGGGAGGGAATCATATTGTAAGTATAACAAACATTTTATTCTAAAATATGCTGTATGTGTGGAagtgtttgcaaactgatatgatATGTTGAATGGATTGTGAAAAAAAtatatgatagagagagagagacttacttATTtttccttttgtactttaactatttgcacatcgttacaacactgtatatagccataatatgacatctgaaatgtctctattcctttgtaatttttgtgagtgtaatgtttactgttaatttgttattgtttatttcactttgtttattatctatttcacttgctttggcaatgtaaacatatgggGAAGCTACTTTGAAAATATAGTTCACCAAGCTACCAATTtattcacactggaagaagttaagctacactaaagctacccttaagaataATTACGTtcacttaactaaagttactttttAAAAGTAATTCACtacatttataatttttttatttaaaaaagcacatatacacacacacacaaaagcttaACGATAGCTTTAGTATCGCTTAACTCCTTCTAGTGTGAATAAATTGGtggcttggtaaactatatttttaaAGTAGCTTCCCCAACAATGGTAGTAGATAGCGAGATAAtgcccatctttctctctctctctctctctctctctctctctctctctctctctctctctctctctctctctctctctctctctctctctctctcaattcaattcaaggggctttattggcatgggaaacatatgtttacattgccaaagcaagtgaaatagataataaacaaaagtgaaataaacacactctgtctctctctctctctgaactactttgtgaaaaatttgcatatgtaaatctgaaatgACATAGACTACAATTTGCAAGAACAGATCATTTTGGGGCCATATACTaccagaatgtgtaatttagcttATTTAACACAAAAAAAAGATTTTTCAAGTGAAAATTAGGTAGGTCTGATGACGAAAAGGAAAATAATGTATTGCCTACATCACCattattttcttttctttttgcaAAAAcatgtagttccagtagttagcaacaccactacatggcaaaaaagtaattaactaaTGAGAAAACTACATTTGAATTTAGTTCCAAGCTACTCCAAataatgtagttaaattactagttgaactacaaaTATTGCCTGCTAGATGGGAATGATATTCTGTATCTGGGTCTCTGCCATGCACATGCACTCTAACCTCTCTAAATATCTGGGCATAATCTCATTTTGGTTTGTAGCATTTTCAATCAAAATGTTGGGTGCAATAGGGAAAGGATGCTTTTCGTGTGTGAGCACgcgcgtgtgtgagagagagtaggaaaatactaggtgttgtgttataGAGAGGTATTTATTTGCATTATCATGTATCAAATGAAATCACTTTATGGTAAATAGTTCAATTGAAGTATTCTTCATGCAAATTACTATACTCACTTTCTAAGCAGACATTCTATCAAATCCGACATAAATTTACTCTGGTAAATGCTGTTTGCAGGACAGAGAGCTGGCCGATGATGAAATTGAAGGTAAAATAAAATTGTGTCAGCGTCATCTCACCCTTTCCATTTGTCCTCCATTCCATGTGGTCAATGCAGCAGGGTTTCTTAGTTATAGTTGTAACTTTTTACAACCAATTTCTAAATAATGCTCAATGTTGGTTGATTTCTGATAAAATGGAAATACTTATTTTTTATAAGACTATCTATACAGTACATTTCATGTCCATCTACCAATTATGTTTCATTTATCTTGAAGAAAACTCAAAAACAGTCTTCATCTCATTATAGATGTACCCTCTGAAGCCCATGAAAATACAGAGAAAGAAATGTTCCAACTTCCCCAAGAGGTTAGCCAACTCTTGGTCTCTCACAGTATATCTTTAGACTGATAGGTTGTTCCTACTGTCTCTTAGAGCTGCGCGAGGCATTTGCTGAGTTCGACAAGGACAAGGATGGGCTGATCAGCTGCAAGGACCTGGGCAACCTGATGAGGACAATGGGCTACATGCCCACCGAGATGGAGCTGATCGAGCTGAGCCAGAACATCAACATGAACCGTGAGTCATTAGACAATTCTCTGTTGAAAATTCAATAAACTTTTCCAGGTTCTAGAAAATTCCCAGGTTTGTCAGAAATCCCGGTtgcaggaatcaggagggaataagcagggagGGAATTCTCCAACTTGGGATCCTCCAACCAGGACTTCAGAAAAACCTGGGAACTTTGGGAAAGTTTCAGGAATTTTGCAATAATAGAAGTAATTCAGGTAAATATACAATACTGAAGAGCAACCTACCGAAGAGAAGTGAGGACCACAGTATCAGAATAGCAGAGACAACTAGAGCAAATTAAGGTTACTGGAACTCTCCTTATAATTGTTTTAATCTCTTTCAATTTCCTAGTTGGTGGGAGAGTAGACTTTGAGGACTTTGTTGAGCTGATGGCCCCAAAGCTGCTGGCTGAGACTGCTGGGATGATCGGAGTGAAAGAACTGAAGGATGCTTTcaaagaggtgagagagagaagtgcTCCAAGTTCCCAGAATAACCCATCTGAAATGGTCAGGGAATTGTGCAAAGACAACCAACATGATAGCCAAACAAAAAATACTTTCCTGACGCTCTCCCCTTCAACCGAGGTACTTAAGTAAAAAGACTTTACAGTACttcttaagtcgtttttgggggtatctgtactttactttgctatttatatttttaaaaatgttttactccactacattcctaaagaaaataatgtactttttactccatacattttccctgacacccaaaagtactcgttacatttcgaatgcttagcaggacaggaatatTGTCAAGTTAAAGATATTTATattaaaatataaatagtgacacaaggaataaatacatagtgaataatgaataacaataacgagtaaaacgagtccagtgtgtgtgcatagagtcagtgcaagaaagTTAGTTCAAAATCCCCAATAATTTAACACCTTATCAAGACCATAATCCTACTCAGAACCAATTTTTTCTAGTTTTGGTATGATATTGTATGATGGTAAGATTTTGTACATTCATACCATTCTCTTAACCAGGGTTGGGATCAATATTGTTTCAATTAGTCTGACTCAATTTGAACAGCCCTGCTCTTAGCTCCCCTCCATTTAATAATATTATCTAGCTGGTTGATTATGGAAACTCAAATCCTTGCCCCCTCTCTGGTTAGTTTGACACGGACGGAGATGGCGAGATCACAACAGAGGAGTTACGAAACGCCATGACCAAGCTAATGGGGGAGCACATGTCTCGTAGAGAGATAGACGCCGTGGTACGAGAGGCTGACAACAACGGTGACGGGACAGTAGACTTTGAAGGTAAGGAGGGTTGACAACGGCCacctaaacaacaacaaataacATAGTCAGATGCTACAACACTCTAGACACTAACAGCAGTAACACAGATGTCAACAATGGCAGCATAGACAAAACAACATAGATGACAAAAAACACAGCACCAATACACATTGACATTGTTGTTGTTGACCATTGAATCCTACCGTGGGGAATGTGGAGCCATTTGAATAATATAAGTGATACAGGTTTATGTATTAATGAattaactgtattaactgtatgTTTTGTACTGTATGTTTTGTGTAGTATCTTACATTCTCCTTTTTTCTCTCCCACAGAGTTTGTTAGAATGATGTCACGCCAGTGAGAAGGACTTCTTGGAAAAAGTAttatttctcacacacacacacacacacacacacacacacacacacacacacacacacacacacacacacacacacacacacacacacacacacacacacacacacacacacacacacacacacacacacacacacacacacacacacacactcacatgtttgttttactatccttgtggggatcaaacaattgattcccattaatatcctattttctctaacccctaaccctaaccttgaccctaaccctaattctaaccctaaccctaaacctaacccctaagcctaaaataaccTTTTTCCTTGTTGGGActggcgaaatgtccccacttgtcagaattgtccttgttttactattcTCGTGATGACTTCtgttccccacaaggatagtaaaaccaaaaccaaacacacacacatacacatgcacacaaacacacacacaacattggcTGCAATTGAAACACAGCCACACattaacagagagaaagagggaatatCTATGCAATCTTCAGGATGCTTTTATGCAATTAGAAAAATTATATTAAAACAAGTATTTTATTTACACACataatacaattttaaaaaaagAACACAATAATTAATAACATGACCACAAAATATGAATGTTTTTTTCAACATCAATAGTGTGTAATTTGTATATAAATGGGAAATGATGCAATGCTATTTGTCTATCTTGTTTTTTGTTTCGTTTTTGAAGgtatttattctacaataaatGATTCGGAAAAATATACTTTGGTTATGTTTACTGTATGTCAAAGGAGCATTAACACACCAATCTGAATCCAATTTCGGTTGAGCAATCACCCGTTATCAATGTCAACACATATGATATTTGGCAGACATGATCAAACATATGATCCTGCAAGTATCTCTACAATAATGGGGCATTCACATGGTCGTCGGACGTGGGAAACTTCCCAATAAGGAGGTCATAAGTCCAACATGTTTGTGTTCAATTTATTTTAAGTCAGAACAATTCTTCAACCAATAAGAttttagctacagttgaagtcggtagtttacatacaccttagccaaatacatttaaactcagttttcacaattcctgacatttaatcctagtaaaaggtccctgtcttaggttagttaggatcaccactttattttaagaatgtgaaatgtcagaataatattagagagaatgatttatttcagcttttatttctttcatcacattcccagtgggtcagaagtttacatacactcaattagtatttggtagcattgactttaaattgtttaacttgggtcaaacgtttcaggtagccttccacaagcttcccataataagttgggtgaattttggcccattcctactgacagagctggtgtaactgaatcaggtttgtaggcctccttgctcgcacacactttttcagttctgcccacacattttctataggattgaggtcagggctttgtgatggtcactccaataccttgactttgttgtccttaagccattttgccacaactttggaagtatgcttggggtcattgtccatttggaagacccatttgcgaccaagctttaacttcctgactgatgtcttgagatgttgcttcaatacatccatatacattttccttcctcatgatgccatctattttgtgaagtgcaccagtccctcctgcagcaaagcacccccacagcatgatgctgccacccctgtgcttcacggttgggatggtgttcttcggcttgcaagcgttcccctttttcctccaaacataacaatggtcattatggccaaacagttcaatttttgtttcatcagaccagaggacatttctccaaaaagtacgctatttgtccccat belongs to Coregonus clupeaformis isolate EN_2021a chromosome 1, ASM2061545v1, whole genome shotgun sequence and includes:
- the cabp5a gene encoding calcium-binding protein 5a, which produces MSLGAACVFLRGGNHIDRELADDEIEELREAFAEFDKDKDGLISCKDLGNLMRTMGYMPTEMELIELSQNINMNLGGRVDFEDFVELMAPKLLAETAGMIGVKELKDAFKEFDTDGDGEITTEELRNAMTKLMGEHMSRREIDAVVREADNNGDGTVDFEEFVRMMSRQ